A region of Candidatus Roizmanbacteria bacterium DNA encodes the following proteins:
- a CDS encoding ABC transporter permease, translated as MKIHRIYAILLRNLYLFRRSYDRLADSFYWITLDLLTWGITGVYFQSFSPDSQNIVFMLISGVVLWNLVYRTQSDINVSLLEELWNKNLINLFVSPLKFSEFISGLVILGVVKAMISLMFGTLLAWLFFHISILSYSIHLIFFFLSLVLTGIWVGFMISSVILRFGTRIQTLAWTFVWIVSPFSAIYYPLETLPQWAQFISRALPTSYVFEQGRNLLLHGQVNYLMIAISFVLNAVYIVGAFFFLKSSFRKVLDKGLVKVY; from the coding sequence ATGAAAATACATCGAATATACGCCATACTGCTTCGTAATCTCTACCTTTTCAGAAGGAGTTATGATCGTTTGGCCGATTCATTTTACTGGATTACCCTTGATCTCCTGACATGGGGAATTACCGGTGTGTACTTCCAGTCATTCTCACCTGATTCTCAAAACATAGTGTTTATGTTGATCTCCGGTGTAGTTCTTTGGAATTTGGTCTATCGAACGCAGTCGGATATTAATGTCAGTCTACTGGAAGAACTTTGGAACAAGAACCTGATTAATCTGTTTGTGTCTCCTCTGAAGTTTAGCGAGTTTATAAGTGGCCTGGTGATCCTCGGAGTAGTAAAGGCCATGATCAGCCTGATGTTCGGGACACTTCTCGCCTGGCTGTTTTTCCATATCAGTATCCTCAGTTACTCAATACATCTCATATTCTTCTTCCTGTCTCTGGTACTCACGGGAATCTGGGTGGGATTCATGATCTCATCGGTTATCCTTCGATTCGGAACAAGAATTCAAACGCTTGCCTGGACATTTGTATGGATTGTCTCGCCTTTCTCAGCAATTTACTACCCGCTAGAAACACTTCCGCAATGGGCACAGTTCATTTCGCGTGCTCTTCCGACAAGTTATGTGTTTGAACAGGGACGTAACCTGTTGCTACACGGTCAAGTTAATTATCTGATGATCGCAATAAGTTTTGTACTGAATGCTGTCTATATTGTCGGAGCGTTTTTCTTCTTGAAATCGAGTTTCCGTAAAGTTCTCGATAAGGGACTCGTGAAAGTGTACTGA
- the glmS gene encoding glutamine--fructose-6-phosphate transaminase (isomerizing): protein MCGIFGYIGDKKNAGELILNGLKSLEYRGYDSWGVAVKKGNNDLYIEKHTGKIGDASLPELSTMIGIGHTRWATHGGVQKANAHPHISCDKEIVIVHNGIVENFTELKRDLLKKGHIFKSETDSEVLAHQLEELLKSESDLQSAVYTLKAMIRGMNAVIAFFPKKGTFYIFKNGSPIVIGKGKNEYFIASDASAIIPHTKEVYFVEDGETICLKKDEITLFGIHGKTKKIKYMKLSYDAEAVTRGKFDHFMLKEIYEQPTVVTNIASSQTGAIKEVAKRIRKAYGTYLVGCGTASYACLAGTYLFSKIAKRHINFSIGSEFSYLLDFLKDTSLVIALSQSGETIDIIDSVQKAKKKKAELVALTNVLGSTLYRMADYSMLLSAGPEKAVASTKAYTAKIAFLYLIAHELEGSLQHGILNIQKAVNEIDGLLDRKNRIKKLTGQIKNHDHIFILGRGVSYAAALESALKIKEVSYVHAEGFAAGELKHGVIALIEKGTPVILFNPEDETYEDSLSAAHEVKARGAFVIGVSSKKSDVYDEFIEVKNCEDATIIPNVVIAQLMGYYLAIAKGFDPDMPRNLAKSVTVK from the coding sequence ATGTGCGGAATATTCGGATATATCGGAGATAAAAAAAATGCCGGGGAGCTCATCCTAAACGGCCTCAAATCGCTTGAGTATCGGGGATATGATTCCTGGGGAGTTGCCGTTAAAAAAGGCAATAATGACCTGTACATCGAAAAACACACCGGCAAGATCGGAGATGCATCCCTACCAGAGCTTTCAACCATGATCGGTATCGGTCATACCAGATGGGCAACTCACGGCGGTGTACAAAAAGCAAATGCGCACCCCCACATCAGCTGTGACAAAGAAATCGTGATTGTACACAACGGTATTGTTGAAAACTTCACGGAACTCAAGAGAGATCTTCTTAAAAAGGGACATATATTTAAATCGGAGACCGATTCAGAAGTCCTTGCTCATCAATTAGAAGAGCTTCTCAAGTCAGAATCTGACCTACAGTCTGCCGTCTACACGTTGAAGGCTATGATACGAGGTATGAATGCCGTGATTGCCTTCTTTCCTAAAAAAGGGACATTTTACATTTTTAAAAACGGCTCACCTATCGTAATCGGAAAAGGTAAGAATGAATATTTTATCGCATCCGATGCATCGGCGATAATACCCCATACAAAAGAGGTGTACTTCGTCGAAGACGGCGAAACGATCTGTTTGAAAAAAGATGAAATTACATTATTTGGCATCCATGGTAAAACAAAAAAAATAAAGTATATGAAACTGAGCTATGATGCCGAGGCAGTAACACGGGGGAAATTTGACCACTTCATGCTGAAAGAAATCTATGAACAGCCGACCGTCGTCACAAATATTGCTTCATCACAAACAGGTGCCATCAAAGAAGTAGCAAAAAGAATCCGAAAAGCGTATGGTACCTATCTGGTCGGCTGCGGAACAGCCTCATATGCCTGCCTTGCCGGAACATATCTTTTCTCAAAGATTGCCAAACGACATATTAATTTTTCCATCGGCTCAGAGTTTTCCTATTTATTGGACTTTCTGAAAGATACGTCTCTGGTAATAGCCCTTTCACAGTCAGGCGAAACAATTGATATTATTGACAGTGTCCAGAAAGCAAAAAAGAAAAAAGCAGAGCTTGTCGCTCTGACCAATGTACTCGGCTCAACGCTCTATCGCATGGCAGATTACAGCATGCTTCTATCGGCAGGTCCTGAAAAAGCAGTAGCGTCAACAAAAGCTTATACAGCAAAAATTGCATTCCTATACCTCATCGCGCATGAACTTGAGGGATCCCTACAACACGGCATATTGAACATACAAAAGGCAGTAAATGAAATTGATGGATTGCTAGACCGAAAAAATCGAATTAAAAAACTGACCGGACAAATAAAAAACCATGACCATATTTTTATTCTCGGACGCGGCGTTTCCTATGCGGCAGCACTTGAATCCGCACTTAAAATTAAGGAAGTATCCTATGTTCATGCGGAGGGTTTCGCGGCAGGAGAACTTAAACACGGTGTCATTGCTCTGATAGAAAAAGGGACACCGGTCATTCTGTTTAACCCTGAGGATGAAACGTATGAAGATAGCCTTTCTGCAGCACATGAAGTGAAAGCCCGCGGCGCGTTTGTCATCGGTGTCTCCAGCAAAAAAAGCGATGTCTATGATGAGTTTATCGAAGTTAAAAACTGTGAAGATGCGACGATTATCCCCAACGTGGTGATTGCACAACTCATGGGATATTATCTAGCTATTGCGAAAGGATTTGATCCTGACATGCCGAGAAACCTGGCAAAAAGTGTCACCGTGAAATAA
- a CDS encoding glycosyltransferase encodes MPYLIIIPVHEVSKEIKLMNPTISIIIPALNEEVYLPKLLRNLADQTSKDFEVIVVDAHSEDKTREKAERFSDQINIQIIEADKRHLAYQRNFGAQQAKGDYLLFLDSDMKLDSNFIQDLINNIHDSEFLLYLPLHLPHDGTPPDEVLFRVISSFVEMSHLSQKPFTYGPGAVFQRHFFTSLGGYDEGVFVYEDHEIVQRAKKRGVSAKLLPQTKIYFSFRRFKKEGRMTVMSKYLIATIHLLTKGKVDKEIFTYEMGGSAKYLIDRQADSNLIKEVKKYFSKLKEVLEEP; translated from the coding sequence ATGCCTTACTTAATCATTATACCTGTTCACGAGGTGAGCAAAGAGATAAAACTCATGAATCCGACAATAAGCATTATTATCCCGGCATTGAACGAGGAAGTCTATCTTCCGAAATTACTGCGAAACCTTGCAGATCAGACCTCCAAGGATTTTGAAGTCATCGTTGTAGATGCTCACTCGGAAGACAAGACACGGGAAAAAGCCGAGCGCTTCTCTGATCAAATAAATATTCAGATTATTGAAGCTGACAAACGGCATCTTGCATATCAGCGAAATTTCGGTGCGCAACAGGCAAAAGGTGACTATCTGCTTTTTCTGGACTCTGATATGAAGCTGGATTCTAACTTTATTCAGGATCTGATTAATAACATACATGATTCGGAGTTTTTACTGTATTTACCCCTGCATTTGCCGCATGACGGGACACCTCCCGATGAAGTGTTATTCAGGGTAATTTCTTCATTTGTAGAGATGAGCCATCTCAGCCAAAAGCCGTTCACTTACGGTCCCGGTGCTGTCTTCCAAAGACATTTCTTTACATCACTTGGCGGGTACGATGAAGGGGTTTTTGTTTACGAAGATCATGAAATTGTGCAGCGGGCGAAGAAAAGAGGGGTGTCTGCAAAACTGTTACCGCAAACCAAAATTTATTTTTCCTTCCGTCGTTTCAAGAAAGAAGGCAGGATGACGGTAATGAGTAAGTATCTTATTGCAACAATCCATCTTCTGACAAAAGGAAAAGTTGATAAAGAGATATTTACTTATGAGATGGGCGGCAGCGCAAAATACTTAATCGATCGACAGGCAGACAGTAACCTGATAAAGGAAGTGAAGAAATATTTTTCCAAACTAAAAGAGGTACTTGAGGAACCTTAA
- a CDS encoding PH domain-containing protein, producing the protein MESKSTTSQIVRKSFTLMVIRLVIFELILESIYIAWRFGIDGFPISPEMKISLHSYTTVVFIIVTISQIIILLRIVLQWMNESYELKNNELTIYEGVLSKISRSYPYNQIQTITVSQSMFGRLLNFGTIVLTIPTLSQDLVLNEIPKPHLFAEQIKNYLPKSDQSALFLRRK; encoded by the coding sequence ATGGAATCAAAAAGTACTACATCCCAAATTGTAAGAAAGAGCTTCACGCTAATGGTCATAAGACTGGTGATATTTGAGCTGATCTTAGAGTCAATATATATCGCTTGGCGATTCGGTATCGATGGCTTCCCCATATCTCCAGAAATGAAAATATCGCTGCACAGCTATACAACAGTTGTATTCATCATTGTAACCATATCACAAATCATAATTTTACTTAGAATTGTCTTACAGTGGATGAACGAAAGCTATGAACTGAAGAATAATGAATTGACGATTTATGAAGGCGTTCTTTCGAAAATATCAAGATCATATCCCTACAATCAAATCCAAACAATCACTGTGAGTCAAAGCATGTTTGGACGTTTGCTCAATTTCGGAACAATTGTACTGACAATTCCGACACTATCCCAAGATCTCGTGCTAAATGAAATACCTAAACCACATCTCTTCGCTGAACAAATTAAAAACTACTTGCCCAAATCAGACCAATCTGCTTTATTTTTACGAAGAAAGTAA
- the secA gene encoding preprotein translocase subunit SecA — MLSFIKNFFDFNQKEINRISAIVNEINALEDKARGLKDDDFRNETEKLKKELQSGKTLDDILPWSFALVREAARRTLGQRHYDVQLIGGIAMHEGKIVEQKTGEGKTLTATAALYLNALEGKGAHLVTVNDYLARRDAGWMGQVFHFLGLTTSAMISGQSLQYDPEYTEKDIADKRLAHLRPISRKAAYEADITYGINSEFGFDYLRDNMAQSPAQLVQRGFHFAIVDEADSVLIDEARTPHIISAPYDQDTSKYYDYSKIVKQLSPEMDFVIDEKLRTAHLTEKGIEKVEKILGVDNIYEKDFDTLSYIEASLKAQTLFQLDKDYIVRNGEVIIVDEFTGRLLEGRRFSEGLHQAIEAKEGVQIKQESKTLATVSLQNYFRMYEKLAGMTGTASTEAEEFNKIYNADVLVIPTHRDMARVDHPDLIFKTMRGKYNAVVDDIAEQYKKGRPVLVGTTSIDKNEHLSRLLKQKGIPHELLNAKNHEREAHIIAQAGKKHAVTVATNMAGRGVDIVLGGGVERGSFKSEAEYKKAYEAWEKEHADIIKLGGLYVIGTERHESRRIDNQLRGRSGRQGDHGETRFYVSLEDDVMRIFGGEQIANMMTMLNFPEDQPLSHGMVSRAIEQAQVKVEGFNFDIRKHLVEYDDVLNRQRDIIYSLRRKLLNYPETDPKAFQETVYRVIDEQIAMMGANFFALKETQDEIREQFEKDVDVLLDIKKEQLNKILEDNDEEAFQEYLTKQARKHYASRAEKLGEQMWNQVVRSLFLSTIDQYWTQHLTAIDDLRQGINLRGFAQMDPLVEYKNEAFMMFEKLLSDINYESIRRIMRVEIQEPKQAEEIKEKQQQKQPMQFQAASAVDPFSGKQKEPAQQPTQQPAQKAVSLNAPKKKTLGRNDPCWCGSGKKFKKCHYPEMG; from the coding sequence ATGTTGTCCTTCATCAAAAACTTTTTTGACTTTAACCAGAAAGAAATAAACAGAATTAGCGCAATTGTAAATGAAATCAATGCTCTGGAGGATAAGGCACGCGGTCTAAAAGATGATGACTTCAGAAACGAAACGGAAAAACTCAAAAAAGAACTTCAGTCAGGAAAAACGCTAGATGATATTCTTCCCTGGTCATTTGCGCTCGTACGCGAAGCTGCCAGAAGGACACTCGGACAACGGCATTATGATGTCCAGCTCATCGGAGGGATTGCGATGCATGAAGGAAAAATCGTGGAGCAAAAAACGGGAGAAGGGAAAACGTTGACAGCAACAGCCGCTTTGTATCTCAATGCACTTGAAGGCAAAGGGGCACATCTTGTCACCGTAAACGATTATCTTGCCAGACGCGATGCCGGATGGATGGGCCAGGTATTTCACTTCCTCGGCTTGACGACTTCAGCAATGATTTCGGGACAGTCACTTCAGTACGATCCGGAATATACGGAAAAAGATATAGCCGATAAACGTTTGGCGCATCTTCGTCCTATCTCACGAAAAGCGGCATATGAGGCTGATATCACCTATGGTATCAATTCGGAATTCGGATTTGATTATCTCCGGGACAACATGGCTCAAAGTCCGGCACAGCTTGTCCAGCGGGGCTTTCATTTTGCGATTGTCGATGAAGCGGATTCAGTACTTATTGATGAGGCACGAACTCCTCATATTATTTCAGCACCATACGACCAGGATACTTCTAAATATTATGACTATTCAAAAATCGTCAAACAGCTTTCACCGGAAATGGATTTTGTGATTGATGAAAAACTGAGAACCGCACATCTGACTGAGAAGGGGATTGAAAAGGTTGAAAAAATCCTGGGTGTTGACAATATTTATGAGAAGGATTTCGACACACTTTCTTATATTGAAGCATCACTGAAAGCACAAACTTTGTTTCAGCTAGATAAAGATTACATCGTTCGGAACGGAGAAGTCATCATCGTTGATGAATTTACGGGACGGCTACTTGAAGGAAGAAGGTTTTCCGAAGGACTGCATCAGGCAATAGAGGCGAAAGAAGGCGTACAGATCAAACAGGAATCAAAAACTCTGGCTACGGTTTCGCTTCAGAATTACTTCAGAATGTATGAAAAGCTGGCAGGCATGACAGGTACCGCATCGACCGAAGCTGAGGAATTCAATAAAATATACAACGCTGACGTCTTGGTCATTCCGACTCACCGCGATATGGCCCGTGTCGATCATCCGGATCTGATTTTCAAAACAATGCGGGGGAAATACAATGCCGTTGTGGATGATATAGCTGAGCAGTACAAAAAAGGACGACCTGTTTTGGTAGGCACGACCTCCATTGATAAAAACGAACACCTTTCGAGACTTCTGAAGCAGAAAGGTATTCCGCATGAACTTTTGAATGCAAAAAATCATGAACGTGAAGCACATATTATCGCTCAGGCCGGAAAAAAACATGCCGTGACTGTGGCTACGAATATGGCCGGCCGTGGAGTCGATATCGTCCTGGGAGGGGGAGTCGAACGGGGCAGTTTCAAATCGGAAGCGGAGTACAAGAAGGCGTATGAAGCATGGGAAAAGGAACATGCAGATATCATCAAGCTCGGCGGTCTGTATGTGATCGGTACAGAAAGACATGAATCACGCCGTATAGACAATCAGCTCAGAGGACGCTCAGGACGTCAGGGCGATCACGGAGAGACACGATTTTATGTCTCACTTGAAGATGATGTGATGCGCATTTTCGGCGGTGAACAGATAGCAAATATGATGACTATGCTCAATTTCCCGGAAGATCAGCCGCTTTCACACGGTATGGTTTCCCGTGCGATCGAGCAGGCCCAGGTCAAGGTTGAAGGTTTCAACTTTGACATCCGAAAACATCTGGTGGAGTATGACGATGTTCTGAACAGACAACGCGATATTATTTATTCGCTGAGAAGAAAACTCTTAAATTATCCTGAGACCGACCCGAAGGCATTTCAGGAAACTGTGTATCGTGTGATCGATGAACAGATTGCGATGATGGGTGCGAATTTTTTTGCGTTGAAAGAAACTCAGGATGAAATACGTGAGCAGTTTGAAAAAGATGTCGATGTCCTTCTGGATATCAAAAAAGAACAACTGAACAAGATCCTTGAGGATAATGATGAAGAGGCTTTTCAGGAATATTTGACAAAGCAGGCACGGAAACATTATGCGTCGCGTGCGGAGAAGTTGGGGGAACAAATGTGGAATCAGGTCGTACGGTCATTGTTTCTTTCGACTATTGATCAATATTGGACTCAACACCTTACCGCTATTGACGATCTCAGACAAGGGATAAACTTACGCGGATTTGCGCAGATGGATCCGTTGGTTGAATATAAAAATGAGGCGTTTATGATGTTCGAAAAACTTCTGTCTGATATCAATTACGAATCTATCCGCCGCATCATGCGGGTCGAGATTCAGGAACCGAAACAGGCGGAAGAAATCAAAGAAAAGCAGCAACAAAAACAGCCGATGCAGTTTCAGGCGGCGTCAGCAGTTGATCCTTTCTCAGGTAAGCAAAAAGAACCGGCTCAGCAACCGACACAGCAGCCAGCTCAGAAAGCTGTCTCGTTGAATGCACCCAAAAAGAAAACACTGGGAAGAAATGATCCCTGCTGGTGTGGGTCGGGCAAGAAATTCAAGAAATGCCATTATCCCGAGATGGGGTGA
- a CDS encoding adenylosuccinate synthetase, whose product MSHPIEAFQTMINERNPRFFDPVSFVQKDIDRIYNQEQVTVGMPMGAEVMLNALAREHTVAIVGAQLGDEGKGRIVDNKLEQILSIPGMQMAYVVRFQGGSNAGHTVYTPDGVKIPLHQVPSSINEDRAVGIMDSGMVVHMEDLKTEIEDGEAIVGDLRNRLYLSEEAKLVTDLERAEEVVNRFKSSGKSGGGTGRGISPTYANDLSRLGTHVKDLMADNWREVYGARYDRYAKEFAVHNYDIATMQVPDLRETRDQKKAVTRNLGTMDEFLDRLESVRNWYIERDASQPDKPSMIQNTFIMHQEMYNNLNAGVLFEGAQAVGLHHSIGRLPDVTSSDTSINGIAAGTKLWKAQDVREKIGVMKLTYMSSVGSVHMATDLMLPRGAVEDPTKLTDPQKYGLWVREEAHEYGTTTGRPRDICLLDLELMRYNIRMGGIEMLAGTHLDIAWEDMPIKVCTHYVDSTGQRVPYQPGVEHQENLTPVYVDLPGWDGAATQAARTFDELPDNAKKFLAFVQAQTSTPITAVTNGPHRDQLVDIPRWEIPPKQFRSADRTL is encoded by the coding sequence ATGTCACACCCAATAGAAGCCTTTCAAACCATGATTAATGAACGTAATCCCCGCTTCTTTGACCCAGTCTCCTTCGTGCAAAAAGATATTGACCGTATTTACAACCAAGAACAGGTAACAGTCGGTATGCCCATGGGTGCGGAAGTTATGTTGAATGCGCTGGCCCGTGAACATACGGTTGCCATTGTCGGTGCACAGCTCGGAGATGAGGGAAAAGGACGAATAGTTGACAATAAATTAGAGCAAATTCTTTCTATTCCCGGGATGCAGATGGCATATGTTGTCCGTTTCCAGGGAGGCTCGAATGCCGGTCATACCGTATATACTCCGGATGGTGTAAAAATTCCCCTTCATCAGGTCCCTTCGAGTATAAACGAAGACCGTGCAGTCGGTATCATGGACAGCGGTATGGTCGTCCATATGGAAGATCTAAAAACCGAAATCGAAGACGGCGAAGCGATTGTCGGAGACCTGAGGAACCGTCTCTATTTGAGTGAAGAAGCAAAACTGGTTACCGATCTGGAAAGAGCCGAAGAAGTAGTAAACCGATTTAAAAGTTCAGGTAAGTCAGGAGGAGGTACAGGACGAGGCATCAGTCCCACATATGCCAATGACCTGAGTAGGTTAGGAACTCATGTCAAAGACCTTATGGCTGACAACTGGCGGGAGGTCTACGGTGCCCGATATGACCGATATGCGAAAGAGTTCGCAGTGCACAATTACGACATTGCAACCATGCAGGTACCCGATCTTCGCGAAACAAGAGACCAGAAAAAAGCAGTAACCCGAAATCTCGGGACAATGGATGAATTTTTAGACCGGCTGGAGTCGGTCAGGAACTGGTATATCGAGCGAGATGCAAGTCAGCCTGATAAACCTTCAATGATTCAGAACACATTCATCATGCATCAGGAAATGTACAATAATCTGAATGCAGGAGTATTGTTTGAAGGAGCACAGGCTGTCGGCCTCCATCACTCAATAGGAAGACTTCCAGATGTGACATCCTCAGATACCAGTATCAACGGTATTGCCGCGGGTACGAAGCTGTGGAAAGCACAGGATGTCCGCGAAAAAATCGGTGTCATGAAACTTACCTATATGTCCAGTGTCGGAAGCGTACACATGGCAACTGACTTGATGCTGCCGAGAGGTGCCGTAGAGGATCCGACAAAACTGACTGATCCCCAGAAATACGGGTTGTGGGTTCGTGAAGAAGCACATGAGTACGGGACCACAACAGGAAGACCGCGTGATATCTGTCTTCTGGATCTTGAACTTATGAGATACAACATCCGCATGGGAGGGATCGAGATGCTTGCCGGAACACATTTGGACATTGCGTGGGAAGATATGCCAATCAAAGTCTGTACACATTATGTCGATTCTACGGGTCAACGGGTTCCGTATCAGCCTGGTGTCGAACATCAGGAGAACCTAACCCCTGTATATGTAGACCTCCCCGGATGGGACGGAGCGGCCACTCAAGCCGCACGTACATTCGATGAGCTTCCCGATAATGCAAAGAAATTCCTGGCTTTTGTTCAGGCTCAAACATCAACACCAATCACGGCCGTCACCAACGGACCGCATCGTGACCAGCTTGTCGATATACCCCGATGGGAAATTCCGCCGAAGCAATTCCGGAGCGCAGACCGAACTCTCTGA
- a CDS encoding ABC transporter ATP-binding protein, with protein sequence MDVLKVQNLTKQFGKFKAVDSISFTLKKGEILGLLGPNGAGKTTTIQMLLGVLSPSSGMISYFGRDFDSNREEILEKVNFSSTYTNLPWNLTVRENLTYTSYLYNLPNRKEQLSKIVEAFRLQKLLNQTLTELSAGQLTRVNLAKAFVNNPTVLLLDEPTSSLDPEVAKMVREFILAERSKNELSIVFTSHNMSEVEEVCDRILFINNGIIVADDTPENLMKSLDTVRVRLVMDKTCLAALMSFGNQYHASIQNKDRDFVVELKESQVPDLLSYLANHKMKYYEISIDKPDLEDYFLYIAGQNKNRDL encoded by the coding sequence ATGGACGTTCTGAAGGTTCAAAACCTCACAAAACAATTCGGAAAATTTAAAGCAGTGGATTCAATCTCATTTACCCTAAAAAAGGGAGAAATACTGGGATTACTGGGTCCGAACGGTGCCGGAAAAACGACAACAATACAGATGCTTTTGGGCGTCCTGTCTCCTTCTTCGGGAATGATTTCCTATTTCGGCCGTGACTTTGATTCAAATAGAGAAGAAATACTTGAGAAAGTAAACTTTTCATCGACCTACACAAATTTACCCTGGAACCTCACGGTAAGGGAAAATCTGACCTATACATCGTATCTGTACAACCTTCCGAACAGGAAAGAACAGCTGTCAAAAATCGTTGAGGCGTTTCGTTTGCAAAAGCTACTGAATCAGACTTTAACCGAGCTTTCGGCCGGGCAGCTGACAAGGGTCAATCTCGCAAAAGCATTTGTGAATAATCCCACAGTCCTTTTACTTGATGAACCGACCTCAAGCCTCGATCCTGAGGTCGCCAAAATGGTTCGCGAATTCATTCTCGCAGAACGGTCAAAAAATGAATTATCAATCGTATTTACCAGTCACAATATGAGCGAAGTCGAAGAGGTTTGTGATCGAATTCTTTTCATCAACAACGGCATTATTGTCGCCGACGACACACCGGAAAATCTTATGAAATCACTTGACACCGTTCGTGTTCGGCTTGTTATGGATAAGACTTGCCTTGCTGCCCTTATGAGTTTCGGCAATCAATACCATGCCTCTATACAGAATAAAGATCGGGATTTTGTAGTCGAACTGAAGGAAAGCCAAGTCCCGGATCTCCTTTCGTATTTAGCTAATCACAAGATGAAGTATTACGAAATCAGTATTGATAAACCTGACCTTGAGGATTATTTTTTATATATTGCCGGTCAGAATAAAAACCGAGACTTATGA